agctatgcctagataaattcaattttcaatttgatggcacctttaatcacTTGTTTGTTGCCATGGACACTAATTATTTACAGCTGTGCACTTATCagtcaccatcatcatcacctgTATTTAAGTTCAGTTTTGTTTCAGGGCGTTTTCCCACTTGGTCCTTTTCAGGGGTCTGAGTGAGGTTTGCATAATAATAACGTCAGATCCCTTATAAACGAACCGAACTCAGACCATCTCGGGAGGTGGTCTGAGTACGGTTCAATTTCATCAAAGACTAAGTAAAAATGCCctatacaaaaaaagtaaaacagcGATGTCAGGCGATTTTGAAGTTTTTCAGTACTTACGCCTTTGTcatgcatgacctttccaacgtgattacgtaatgcgtgaaGTCGTGGACATTAGtgtaagatgagcatttgtggttaaaaagtatatacatttttatttatttattttttagaaaaggacagatcgtttcactagataagacccttattcctcagctgggatcgtgtagagccctctgaagctgcatttaaactgcaatttggaccttcaacccattgtaccgcattgaagtccactatggagaaaaatcctggaatgttttcgttaaaaaacttaatttcttttcgactcaagaaagaaagacatgaacatcctgGATAACGTGGGGGTAagcaaattatcaggaaattttaattctgaagtgaactaatcctttaatgactAGTTCAAGTCTTACCCTGTTACGAGAAAACCATTGTTTGATGATAATTATAGTTAGATCAGATATGTGATCTTCAGACCTCCACATCGTCAAATCCCAACTTTAACTGCCATGCTAATTAGTTAAGGATGCGCTGCTTTTGAAAAATACTTCTGTGCAGCAGAGCAGGCGGTTACCCCAACTAATGAAATCTATTTTCATTATGGACATggaaaaacaacccgcggcaacagtgtaaaagtagcccaattccgccTGAAAACcgtggacttggcaacactgactATGTGGTTCCTAACTCAACAAAAAGTAAGTGCTTAAGTGCTTAATTAATCAGGTCTGTTGCCTTAATGGATTAAGGATTATTTTCCCAATAGCCTTCATTCTTCTGCTAGCTGGACAGTTTGTCCACTCTTCAAGATCTTGTCCACACAGATGTAAATAAACAAGACCTCAAAAGATTAGAGTCACAGTCTTAAGCTGCAAGTGTATCATTTGAATTATGTGAATAATATACAACTGCTATTTGATAATGTTTAAGGAAGTTATAATAGTGGACAgtagaaaagaaaaatacaagCTCTCCCTGTGTTGTAAAACTAAATCTTTATTAAAGTAACTCATTTCATCAGTGAGATTCACTTCAAGGGTGCAACAGAAACAGGAGCTTATGAGAATCATTGGCATCATCCAGTTGCTacctattattttgtttagggTAATAATTATCTTTAAAGCCATGAATCAATCAAAATCATATTCTGTGCATGCAATCAATAAATGGTCAAtgaacgcaaaaaaaaaaaaaaaaagttaataaatagCAATGCAAGTGCAGGAAATATTAATGCGTGTTTTATCTCTGGGATTACACCATCAAACTTCAGCATACATATCTAGAACTAAAACTTCTCTTCATTTCATACTGATGGTCTGATTTTACTCCATGGATCTGACGGTGATATCTACTCTCTTCCATCCTGTTCAGTTCACTTCTTGTAGATCTGATGTCATAAACAAGAAAAGaaacagtagccacgcccactAGAGCAGAGAGAGACAATCGAATCACTGTTTCAACAAAACCACAACAGTGGATGTagtctgaaaaacaaaaaaacaatgaatcaGAATTGTGCATTTACTTCCATCATTTACTTGTGTTTGTACGCACACTTTCTTTGCAAAGCCAAATAACTTTGaccaaaattgtttaataaaataaatataatataattcaagACTCTTTCTTTAATCTCAGCTCTCCTGGAAAGCTCTGCAACTATGTGATTCTCTAagatctttgttttttttttttttttttgcctcagTGTTTTATAAAGCAACACAGCTCACGCTGAGACACCTGCTTCACAGCTGTTGCTCATCTGTGGTCTGCTTTCAGTTCCagtgaaatcacaaaaaaaaaaaaaaaaggaaatgcaCTTATGTGCACAGACAGTTCAATCTTTCCATGAATGCATGAGCTGCATATATTATGAGtgacggcaattcgtacgtattttacgaggtggctaaatcgtatgaattcatacgacctcactcgtactaattcatacgctttttgctaaatcgtatgtattttacgagttgacaaattcgtatgaattcatacgaatgacctaccccaaaccccgcccctaaacctaaccgtcactggggtttagacaaatcgtacgaattcgcacgagtgaggtcgtatgtatttatacgaaatagccacctcgtagaataagtacgaatcgggtgtgtctcatacgttctgaaaagtgaagccacgggctctttgatcgccccctggaggctggatgcagtacaggtcataaacaccgccctctcaatgcagtcgaatgagacttcagtgaaaacttaaaaataaattctgcttcaaataaaactttatgaaaaatggttttggtcatttaaggtagttgttatcacactgatatatattcaattgttcgtttttgtgatgatttagattttagctagcaatttgatgctataaaaacggggcgtgtcgtcatgattcgaacttgattgacagctcagcttgtctgaggactgtcggagcttcgaggggagattgaagatgtattaactaactgttaattttcgatttctttgttatttaacaccaacaaaatgagttgttcagcagtaaactgtactaaccgacctacaggatctgacggatcactgaacctttttctgtaacattaaatatgggtgttataagctaattaataaatgttattagttaagataacacacctaatgttaacaatgtcgggaaaaagcaggtgatcgttatctggcagttacttattatttttatgggtataaaataataattagcaggacaaaactaatgatagcttactctaattacagcaatcgatctcctgtaacattagttgaacttgatttaaaatggcaggaccgtttctgacgatttagagttgtttctagtggcatattatattgattttatctactgaatttgctgttttaaaagtattattgctctagaaatagaatagcctattattttataggtagaattttaaattgtatataatttttatagtctatttaaaatacatgaatgatgacgcagtcgtctgggcggaagtttgatatcgcgactccgcctccggctccactgacggttccttctgcgcatgcccaggctccaaacttacgtattgcgtaacatgtcagcgcccattcggtcggccattttggcttcagttcattacaatggaaggaagcgacgtcgcgtcgtccatctttttttacagtctatggtacgaattggtcgtgagatagcgttggatATACCTGAACATGGCTGATGGAGTTCTGTAATGTTGGCATCCTCAGTTTGGTTGACAGTTAAATTATTTACCACACAGCTGGACAATGATCTCTCTGGTGATGAAGTATTTTGTGGAGATTCTGATATAATGAGAAATACTGAGACTTCAgtctcattacacacaattctGATCTTTATTTATAGTAGACCCATATTATCTTTAAATGTGCATGTAAGGAATGTTGAAAAATACCTAATTCAAATGAAGAATGGTAATTCTAACACTACTCACCATAGACGGTAACATTGAAACTCATGTAACTGGTCCCTTTGCTGATAACTGTTACTGTATAAAGTCCAGAGTCTGTGGttctggtgtttgtgatggtcagagatccggTCTGATCCAGcatcagtctgtctctgaatctctccGCAGGACCATCATATGTCGAGTTGGTTTGCGTGAGTCTGTCAATTTCAGCTATTCGAGTGTTTCCGAACATCCACTGTATCAATATGTATTTCTGTACTTCAGTGTTTAAAGTGACAGATTGTCCCTCCATCAATGATACTGTCTTCACATCTACAGAAAAATATGAACACATTTTGTAACAGACAATTATAGTTAACAGTTTAAGTGATTTGTAGACATTTTATTTAGTGAATGAACTACAGTAAACTAAGTGTTATTagacattaaaaacaatgaaagtTCAGTTTTAGGTAATTTTTCTCCATCACTCACTCTTGTAAAAAGAGAAGTGAAACAAACATTTGTTTGAGGATCAGACTGATTTCAATCTAATAtcaaattttgttttggaatttCTTCCAGTAGTTCTCAGCTGGGGCCAAACTAATAAATTATCTACGTTTTAAAGAAATCAAAGAGATACGAAACTGCTaaactttttttatgaaaaccaCCGAAAAGGCAAgcgtttatttttttatataataattaagtcataattaaaaacacacaatacTTACCAACCGGAcgccacaaacacacaaaaaacaaaacaaaagcgtTAACCATATTCCCTAGTCGTTTGTCAGACACTTCAAACACGTAGTAAACCACTCTAAAATGCACATCGACAAATGCCTCTAGTAGGCGTTCCCCAATGCTGGTTGCCTAGCAAGAGGATGACAGGTTGTTGACATTGAATACGTTTTCGTAGCGCTTAAATACATGTTTTTGAGGGGAACTAATGCACATAAATAGAATAAGACATGTAA
The nucleotide sequence above comes from Chanodichthys erythropterus isolate Z2021 chromosome 7, ASM2448905v1, whole genome shotgun sequence. Encoded proteins:
- the LOC137023145 gene encoding uncharacterized protein; protein product: MEGQSVTLNTEVQKYILIQWMFGNTRIAEIDRLTQTNSTYDGPAERFRDRLMLDQTGSLTITNTRTTDSGLYTVTVISKGTSYMSFNVTVYESPQNTSSPERSLSSCVVNNLTVNQTEDANITELHQPCSDYIHCCGFVETVIRLSLSALVGVATVSFLVYDIRSTRSELNRMEESRYHRQIHGVKSDHQYEMKRSFSSRYVC